gtgtggtagcaggcccagcatgtggaactacacactgaccaaattcccatcagggccaggcatgcatattccattttgtcaacaacgtctagctgcttcccgggcaggagctactcaaggttagcacggctaagataaggaaacagttctagtagatttaaggggcccttacgaACAACGAGTCAAGTTCTGCCTGGACATCTGACTCCTGCGTCCGAcccatgcctccagcagcctcccattggcaacccctcctcgcagttcccagggctccccatgcagcttgtagtgtaagtaagtcctttattaaacctatcctgtttagccccttatgaaccttgagtgtctctttccaccagtatccgaccctctcttgcctgccttgcggtcacattGTGATATCCAGGAAGCCTTAATGCAGTCTCAGTGCATATGAATGCCCATATCAATGTAATGGCACTGTTGTCCATGGAAGCATTCACAGGTGACTGGCAGGATGctattccaggcactgaggttttgttgcactgtgccattgtgagaatggaaaaacttcacCACATGAAGATGCTTGCTTACAGGCACTTATGTGCAGCAGGAGTCAGGGGCTGTAAACACCTTTGGCACCCTGAGGGCATTGATGGTTGTCAAGCTGAATTACACTCAGGTGCTAGGACctctgaaacaacactgcattcCTGCTTCTAGAGCTGATTTGAGTTTCTGAATGATTCTAAGAAGTTCCCGTTTGCCTTCATGCGTATCATATACATTCGTACCACCGACTAGCAACAAGCACCTGTATAtaactaaaatattcacacataaatAGTCTCATGTATGTTATCAGAGGTTGTCTGCTGaagttttgaatgagaaactacagagaaatgcttagatatcaccagagtaatcctaaaaccttttcatagccttaatcatcttagctaTCCTGTGCACAGAAGAGCGCTGAGAACAATGGTTCCAGTACAAGTGTTCAGGTAATGGACTGAGTCATGGGTACGAGATCTTatatcagcttcatctctgaagcatacatattctgaaaatgCTCCCTGAATGCATGTGTCTACTATTGCCTTATCGGGTGCTATTTTTAGGTATTtgaggtcttaaaaaaaatcatcatagtttgttatctccatctttagaagttaaaaatacataaataaataaatacataaaataaggaCTATAAAGGGAGCAAAAGATGTTAAGTCAGAGACAGAGGTCAACTGCGTATTTGTGTCAGGTCCAATGAAGCCATGATACCTATTCAACTTATTATACTtgggaatttcaaaaagatgtaacaaaCTTGTTGGAAAATTCTCCATTAAAACTGTTAGTCTTTCTGAGAATTAGGTGTTATAACCTTGcgtatttcaattttttttttggattctacaccttcctcctgcttatgagagtttgctgtacaaataatcattaccaatattaacaggatgtggctagaagaagaggaaaactaactgttattttatcagtgatcagttcaactccccacagcatcattagatttctgtgtccctgagacgctatgccttgatgttttcagaactgaagtcccataagattcagaggcttgatcccaagaggagttatcagagagacagaaattttcctttgctggaaataaatgtgatattgtttcagtggcagagagtactgtataaaggttttctgactccactgaacagctcttcagaattaatcctctttgaaagcagtgtattatATGTGAGCCACTATACTACTATAGTTCTTTCAGCTTCGGGAGAGATACAGTTTATTCAGCTAGGAATTGGAATGAAGAAACCATATTAGAGGACccttctttgatttaaaaaaggaaaacctgcaggatttcagagcaatcttcatgtaaacattaggtaaccaaccttccttcctcccttccttccttccttcctgcctgcctgcctgcctgcctgtctttcttcctcattattttcttttctcactaTTCTCAAACACGCcattcctttcagtgagctgGTACACAGGTGGCAGTTCCAGCATCAGCATTGACCACATAGGTTACAACAGTTCCAGTATTTGTTGAAACAGTTGGGGTGGGAAATCAAGGAATCCTTTTGTGTCCCCTTCCAGACTCAGTATCTGATCTCTTCCATTCTTcaggcagcatcagctgatgatgcatcttATGGAAGAGGAGGCTGTGAAATGGATATAGCAGCTGAGGACAGAAAGATAGGAAGTTACTGCTAAGtgattctctctttccctgcagggatggataaccagacagaggtgaggaagttcatcctccttggcctgagcaatgttcaagggctacagaaattcctgatcgtgctgttcttactgctgtaCTTTTCTAccctgctggggaatatggcaatcatgatAGTGGTGGTATGTGAACCCcggctacacacccccatgtactttttcctctgcaacctctcctgtctagatattttcttctccacagttaccGTGCCCAAGTTGCTGGCTGGGCTCCTCTCGGGGCACcagggcatttcttacactggctgcctaagccagctccacttctcCTACTTCCTGGGTAGCAGCGAAGCTTTCCTCCTGgctatcatggcctatgaccgctttgtggccatctgcaaccccctgcgctacaccctgatcatgagcccacaggcctgcctgctgctggctgtaggcacttggactactggcttccttcatgctctgatgcacacagtcatgacctcccggctccatttctgtggccccaaccacatccagCACTACTTCTGCGACATCAAGCCCCTGGTGAGACTGGCCTGCAGtagcagccagctcaacctgaACCTTCTCAACATCATCACAGGGAGTCTTGCAATAGGCACCTTTGTCTTCACACTCTTGTCTTACctgtacattttttccttcctccgactgaaagtccagtccaaggagggcaggaggaaagccttctccacttgcatctcccatctcaTAGTAGTGGCCTTATtctatgtccctgttatttttaactatgtgccaccttcctTAGGGAATTCACCCAGGTGAACAATGATAGCCACGCTTATGTATAATGTTGTCACgccagtcctcaatcctttgatctacaccctgaggaatgtggaggtgaagcgtgctctaaagagaagacttttctccagagagtttctagcacagaaaatgttctgccttgcagcttgtgtggggtagtaggcaatggacaatgcaatgagaggagcttttggctcaagaatgtgttgtgcagaaatctgcATTTCACTGCCAACTTCCTGGGTCCCTTCAGAAATACCCTACGTACTGGATATGGTCTCATCTCTCCTATCTTGGGCAGTAGCAGTGCTAAAAGATGAGCATATATTCATGGAATAGCCATTCCCATTCATCcaactggaaaagagaagcagctccagagagtgatacttcaataaaaacacctttattagagtgatttacccacaaagtcacttgattttgcttttttttctttttcttttcagcagctgaatccaacccccagtcagagctgtcaGAAATTGTTGACgcatgattcatcttatcctaaAGCCGATAAACAgggagggattcagttgtttc
This Apteryx mantelli isolate bAptMan1 unplaced genomic scaffold, bAptMan1.hap1 HAP1_SCAFFOLD_40, whole genome shotgun sequence DNA region includes the following protein-coding sequences:
- the LOC136996507 gene encoding olfactory receptor 12D1-like, with protein sequence MDNQTEVRKFILLGLSNVQGLQKFLIVLFLLLYFSTLLGNMAIMIVVVCEPRLHTPMYFFLCNLSCLDIFFSTVTVPKLLAGLLSGHQGISYTGCLSQLHFSYFLGSSEAFLLAIMAYDRFVAICNPLRYTLIMSPQACLLLAVGTWTTGFLHALMHTVMTSRLHFCGPNHIQHYFCDIKPLVRLACSSSQLNLNLLNIITGSLAIGTFVFTLLSYLYIFSFLRLKVQSKEGRRKAFSTCISHLIVVALFYVPVIFNYVPPSLGNSPR